From Paracoccus suum, the proteins below share one genomic window:
- the trbF gene encoding conjugal transfer protein TrbF has translation MSLFKRPATHYGKTPEPETPYQKAAQVWDERIGSARVQAKNWRYMAFGSLILTAGFAAALVWQSARGTVVPWVVQVDNLGQAQTVAPASADYRPNDPQIAFHLARFIEQTRAIPSDAIIVRQNWLRAYEWTTDRGAAALNDYARSNDPFTRVGRQQVAVEVSSVIRASPDSFRVAWTERHYENGQLARTERWTAILTIVIQTPRDAERLRANPLGIYVNAINWSREMSQ, from the coding sequence ATGAGCCTCTTCAAACGACCCGCAACCCACTATGGCAAGACACCCGAGCCTGAAACGCCCTATCAGAAGGCTGCTCAGGTCTGGGACGAACGCATCGGCTCGGCCCGCGTGCAGGCGAAGAACTGGCGCTACATGGCGTTCGGCAGCCTGATTCTCACAGCGGGGTTTGCCGCAGCCCTGGTCTGGCAGTCAGCTCGCGGGACCGTCGTGCCTTGGGTCGTGCAGGTCGATAATCTCGGCCAGGCGCAAACCGTCGCGCCAGCCTCCGCGGACTATCGGCCCAACGACCCTCAGATCGCTTTCCACCTTGCTCGCTTCATCGAACAGACCCGCGCGATTCCGTCTGACGCCATCATCGTGCGCCAGAACTGGCTTCGCGCTTATGAATGGACCACTGATCGCGGCGCCGCAGCGCTGAACGACTACGCCCGCTCCAACGACCCCTTCACACGGGTCGGCCGCCAGCAAGTCGCCGTAGAAGTCTCAAGTGTGATCCGGGCTTCCCCCGATAGCTTCCGTGTCGCCTGGACAGAGCGTCACTATGAAAACGGCCAGCTCGCCCGAACGGAACGCTGGACCGCCATCCTGACCATCGTCATCCAGACGCCGCGCGACGCAGAACGCCTCCGCGCCAATCCTCTGGGCATCTATGTCAATGCCATCAACTGGTCGCGGGAGATGAGCCAATGA